In Oryzias melastigma strain HK-1 linkage group LG6, ASM292280v2, whole genome shotgun sequence, the DNA window atttttagCAAACTCCTCCTCCAGGATCGCTCCTACTTTGTTCCTCTTTCCATCCACGCCATGATAAAGCAGCGTGAACCTCCTCCCAATCTATAATGCTCTCGTTCCATCTGGTCTCTTGaacacactttcttttttccatcatgTCAGCCAACTCGCTAGTTTTCCCTGTCAAAGTCCCCACATTGAAAGCTCCCACGCTCACACTTGCCTCGTTCAAATGGCCACTTCCAATGTACGGTCTATGTAAACGCGCGTAAATGTGTTTTGGGGTTCTATGTTCAGAACTCTCGTGTTCACGCATCCCTGCatacaaaacaaacagccaTTGGATGCgtgttgaactttgaccaatcaggggctcagATTTGTTAGTGACGTTTCGGTAGcattctttttaattcatggaaattgtcaactgtttgaaaatgaatcacAGAGGAGAAACTAACAATTACAGGTTGTGCCCGGACGGAATTTGATTACACCAAAGTTTTCcgtgcgttcttgaacgcatgtCAAATGTTTTCCTGGGCGTGTGATGCTAGTTCAAGAACACACTGAATGCAGGTTCTTAAACACACTTTTAGcatttggtgttcacactggactgttgctaccccATGCTAGCACATGGACTCACAGAGACAACCCAGAAACCAGTGGGACAAATTTCACAAATTTtgtttcaggctttttctttcccagctctATTCCGACATATGAAAGACCTGGTGTCATATAATGCCATCCGGGCACAAACTACAGTTATTAATTTATTGATTAAGAgccattttcaaatggttggcacttccatgaattaaaagggacgccatcaaTATATGACTACCAAATCTGACTCCCTGATCGGTCtcagttcaactggtttaactttcaatatggATGCATGTTTTTTACAGTGAGCCCAAAATCAGATTTAAACCTTGCGTAGCGACATGtgaacttcagagtttttatcccaaaatgtgcattcattaatatttacatagacttttctttgaaagtggtcgcttgaactcATGTCGCCaaggccggtgtgaacgtagcatcccacttttgtgttttcttttctctgtctgCCTAAAAAcacttcttccaccaacagtattACAATTTCCATCCCGTAGGTCAACAGTACTGGTTCTTGTGAACGTGGACCACGATCAATCCTATATGAAAGTTCTGTTTGTGACTTACGTGATTGATTTGACTCTGGTTTTGCATTGATGCCCTTCGTGACACAACCCCCTGCTTTTACCAGGACTTGGGACTGGCacaaagcaatggattgtgccCCTTTTGGTTGCATTcgaaaagatttaaagaaagtaCTGAAAAATTTTTGCTTCCAAGGTTATGATGGAACTGTTCTTGGTAGAAGTTGAAGTTCACATATCCCCTTCAAAACAGTCATAGATACCAAGAAAGCACAAACTAATAACTCCCAATGGTGACGATGTCATAAATGCTCACAGTCTGCAACACATTTGCTGTTTTAAGAGGCAAATCCAGACACGAAGAAATATTTGGCAGTGTTGCTGAAATGACTAGATGATTGCTTCTGTGGTTTATTGCAGTGGATTGCTGCTTGTTGGCCAGAGTGTTTTACAGCAGAGCGAGCCGTGAACTTCTGCTGCGGCTCGTATGGTGTGCTGACAGCCTGTAAATAATGACAGTGACATTTGGGAAGGGTTTCCAGTTACCCACATCCTGCGGCGCACATCCCAGACATGAGCCTGGATATAGACGGGCCACACGGTCTCTGCTGGAGCAATGAACAGTTTGAACTCTGATTTTTATCAGTGTCAACACAGCACCAGCACAAGtgtctcatttatttatgtatttatttgttcttagTTGAAGCttttgctcctcttcatcaaACTCAGAACTTGAAAAAGCATTaatatttatgtctttatttgaaaaaaatcagtgtgCACTGCCTGAAAAACGAATAAAAGGCCAGAAAATCTTAAACAttagtaataaaacaaaaaattgaaattagatcatattctgtaaataaaacacttttaagatATTATGTTATATCAGGagctttaggattttttattttcaataaactttatttaaacttgcCCCTTACAGCTTTGTGTTatttatcttttctttctttgacaCTTATTTTGGTATCTAGCTGTTTCATGTTTGCATTGCCTTGTTAAACTGGCAAGGGATGATGTATCCTTTAGAAACCCTGCttttaaaactcattattttattttgcacagGCTGGCGTAAAGGGAGAACTTGGCAGATTACTTGGCATGTTTGAGGTAAGTTTATCAAACTGCCATACGTCactgtttataaaataaatatataatataaatgtaaaaacaaaacaatgtttaataAAGTAGAATTACGTCTAGAATTTGTGATCTTTAGCAGATATGAAAAGATATTAACTTTTTCTCATTCAAACTTCACGATATTGAACTTTTCATCTGAACTCTGCAGCACAATCAGGACAGAAAGCACAGGACTTATGTTTACACCCTGATCGTGACCGAGACTCTGGAGGACTGGGAGGACTCCGTCAACATTGgtaacattttttgtcatcatattttcctttaaaattgaACAAGTTTCTTTGAATTACaagttgttcttgttttttttttttttacattaaatgaatatataaaataatttttaaaaattgataaattaaaatcatttgtttCTCTAAAGTAGCCTACAAAACCTTTAATGTAGATGtaatattttgggaaaaaattaTAACAAAGTATGCTCTTTGTCTTGCGCTGTTTTACTCTGTTAGGTCATAACTTGATTATCTAAGTTTTTACCTGAATTAATTATTTCCTCTATACTTAATACTACATTTGGGTACATCTTTAAAGTAGGTGTTTtacttataaaaacattttatttttgtcctgtaGATCTATTAGCTCTGTATAAAACTCACAAACTAAAACCAGCGGAGTCTTGTTTAGATTTGAGTGAGTTAAAACTGTAGAAAACAATTATAAAGCTATTTAGAATCAGAATCTGAATCATTTTTTGTcactaaaatagaaaatgtgaacACAATTGCAGCAGCTCAAGACTGGGAGATGCAAGGAAGCTGAAAGACATCAGTGTGCAAAAATGAAAGTCGCTGTAAAACATGCAATTTAGAAAACAGCTGAGTaggagtaaaaatataaaactaaatacAAGTTCTATCGAGGGTACAGAGTGTTCGTGTCATTGAGTGGGTGAGGCTTGTTTTAGTGGGTGTTATGTAAAGTGGCTGCTTTAAAAGCTTTTggaatatttgtaaaattcgGATGGAGTTACTTTAAGGAGACTTGCGTACCAAGAAATTagatatatttagtttttgatattgttttagtttttttttttggaggggaaACTAACTTGGGCATATTCAATTTTGTGCTTAATTTACAACATATGTTGtcaaaataggttaaaaaatatCAGGCATTGGTTAAATGCCtagaaacaaatgtgtttaattaattatgaggaaaaaaatgtttgagctcagtttttttttttgaatgacaaATTAGTCAGCTCTAAATTAGAAGCTATAAAATTTGTTtgaacaaagcagtttttcactTCCATTTCTCCAGATTGGGCTTGCATTTCTCCTCCaagcgtttttttttgtgtatcaCTAAactctggtttgtttttttgtttttcctaaatttcaaaataagagcatgtctttttaaatttttattttttcctgttttagtcTTTACGGATTCACATTAATGAGCTTTTTTTGAATGCTATTCCACTAAGTTTACTCTAACCTGTTGAGTACTGCAATCTACATTTAAACTTCTTCCCTTTTGTCTTTCTATGAGTGCCTTCGCAGGCAGGAAGAGGAAGTGGTTTAAGATTGATGAAGCCATCCGgcagctccagaaccacaaACCTGTCCATGCAGAGTACCTACGCAGATTGGCAGACTCCTGTGGTCCTTTTTGTGTCTATACCCCAACTAACGACAGCTGTCCGTGCACTCGTGTGGCAGAAAACGGTGCATCCCGTTGCTTTGTTTGCTCCACTCAGGGTTCTGATCTGGTCAACAGATAAGAATCACGTCAGACGGATCCACCGAGAGGACTGTGTTGGACTTCATGGTGTGAGATAATTGCATTAACCCTGCCttttaaaatgtacagaatTAACTTATTTGAGTTATATGAAATCCAAGTTGGACTAAAGAGATGTATgattctttataaatgtatttatcaatTCCATTGAATATTTTACAATTGCAGTTGAAGCGGCAGAAGTCTGCTTAAAACGTTGAGTGAATTTTCTTTGCCATGCATATGCAATGTAAAGATATTACAAGAGAAGTATGAGTTGGTTTTCATAAGATTTGTACTGTATGAAGCTGGTGCcaatgtaatatttttgtaGAATAATTGTGGCCACTTCTAGTTCTCATTTGAAGTGATGAGTAAAAACCAATTTTTCTGCAAGTAGTGTACATTTTCCTTAATTTTATGATGAAGCAGTTTTTCCTGAGGAATTTATGAAATTTATGAAATACAAACAGATGCAAGCACCTACAAAATGTGATTCAAgaatatctttttaaattaaaaagatcaaattttataataaaattattttgcaagtgttttttttccccctaaatttACTTTAATCACAAATCTCAGGTGACCCATATTTATTGTGTTGTGGGACGGAACTGGATCATTTTATATGCGGGGCAGAAAactttggaagggtggcaaATTTGAACAACATCGTGGAGGGCCGTTATAAATtaaaggatcaaaaatatgtatttattttgttaaaaaattatcttttgtCGTTTTTGTAACGCTTAAATGAGCTTGTATTGAGGATTTCTAAATCTTTGCCAATAAGGATACTAATATTGACAAAAGGGTGGGGGTGGGTGGCGCTTTTTGTTGGAGGGGCAGTTACCCCCGCTGGCCCcccttagctccgcccctgtgtAAATatcattaattaatttatcatTGAGCCCTGGTAAAGTTATTAATTTGGTGGGAATTGCACTAGCTTTGATGGGTGGGAAATGTGCCTtttgataaatattaaataggaaaataaaataagagaaTAAAACGTGTTAAATGTAATATTAGTGACTCCcattgactctttttttttaataaagaaattccTATTCATGTTTTGTCTGTGTGGCTAACCCTGTCCTAcgtaaagttatttttaaggcAGTTTCATTTCGTCgtgatttttttcatgctaTAGTTGGATCTTGACCACCACATTGAAGTGAGATTCTTGCGCCCATCTCCTCATGACCCGCCCATCCGCCACCGCTGCTCAGCTCCCCGTGTCTGGTCAGGTGCTCGTTGTTCTCAGacataaactttacattttaacacCTGGATTAAATTTGCGTCGGGACACGCCGAGCCAACGCCATGCTCCGACGGATACTTCAAATGGTAAGCGGATAGAGGCTTCTTTTCGCCGGCGTTGCTTCTGTTATTGTCAGAAGTGCTTGGTTTTTCTTTGGAGACACGGGCCTATCCGTGTCTGGTTTCATGTCAGGGACGCttggttgtttatttttgtcttagtTAGACAGGCGGGGCTTGAGGGGATGTCTATTAATTGACGGCATGCTGCATCTTCTTCGCTACGTCTCGGTGAATAAACCAAGCATCCATTTCGTTTGGTTGACACAACTAGCATTAAATGCTAACTTTGTTCAGTTGATAAATGGTTCTTTTGACAAGGTCGAAACGAgcagctgtaaaataaaatacagtttacgAGCGCACTATTAAAGGGGCAACCGAGAGCATTTGTTAGTATAAACATTTGCTCTCtgaaacatgttatttttatggtttccGTTAGCTGTAGCTGTGTGACAGCTTTAGGTTTTGGTTAATTCATTGCTAACTCTCCCTTTAGCAACAAGCAGTGGTGGGCAAACTCTGCGTCAACCGTAACTTGCGAGGAAAAAACACGAATATGTGACAATTGTAACAAATatgaaattacaaaataaatggttGAAAAAGGACTTGTCACTTACGTTGACCTgcaaaaattagctaaatagtTAGCCACTTTTTCTTTCGAGTTCAGCGTTAATTGATCTTCGATAGTGAGTTAAATTATCAACACAAACACTTACtctttaaaatttatttatttcaagctgtttttttatacatttaaagcaTATTAAGTgcaattaaattaaagaaaaaaatgtaaatgacatGAAATTTTCGGTTCCTACGGAACAGACAtgtgttgtctttttttccacacgaacttttttaaatgacggAGTTTTCCCCcctgttctgttgtgttttggggtttttcccAGCTGTATTTCCCACTATAAGACAGTGATAACATTAAGCCTCCAGAATCTTTTCAGGAACTCCTACACATGCTTCTAAGTtcttcaaataaacaaatattacagctttttttatttttttttatttttttaatttagccacTTTTTAGTAAACAATTGAGCTTAAAACCCCGAAGAAAGCAGTCTTATGATTGAAGGGATATAATGAAACTGTTATTCTTCTATTTcatcaaaaatattagttttttagtgtttttttagacaatttctaaaatatgaaattgtTTACTAGACATTATTGTGGTTGGTATACTGCAGACTGAATCCTATCTGTCATTTGCTTAGTCAAAGGTTACTCCATGACACAAACTTTGTTTGCTAGCTTATCAATGATTAGGATCAAAAAGCCCACCAAGCagatccacacaaacacacattttgaccTCATTATTCAGTCATGCAAGCCATGCCCAACCCAAACAAATCCTGTCTGTGAATGGTCTTTTTGGCACACCCACCAGCATGTTTATGCTTCTGGTCTGTAGACTTTATAACACTtcctttttagctaaaatctgaACTGCAGGGTGTTTTGGTTAATGAATGTTAGATCATGGCCTTTGATCGATGCAGTTATGTTTGTATAAATTCTGATGAATGAAGACCTACGCAGTTTAGAGATAATCAAATGGataaaagttaaacatgttTCTGGGCGTCCTGTCTGTAGGTTCCAGCCAACTGTTAACTATTAGTCttggaaatattttattaaggCAAAGTTAAATCCCATAAAAGATGGTCAATAAATGTTATCTGGGGTGGGAAGAATTATGATTTGAGAGTTCTTTATCTGGTACTGTCAGACTAAGGGAAGGTCACTGAAATGTCAACATTGTgataaagaagagaaaaaaatgtacaaaaatgtcacagaaaTGTAAAGATTAAACACAATTATCAGAAGTGAAACAGCGCCTGTGTGACGGGACCACAGCTTGCGGACACACCAAAATTTAATTACTCACTGTTTTTGGTGAGGTGAATAGAAACTCTTTTAACATCTGGGGTGTTGGGCCATCTGTAAGTCCGAGTGGTTACAGACTCcctttgtttttaatggcctTCTGCAGAAGGCGCTAAAAGGGAGCTGGGAGTATAGGGAGAAAAATGATGTGGTCAGTTACAGAGAACTGTATGTTGTTGCTGTGAGGTTACGGGATAACTCACAATCGGATATAtgttaaacacagaaaaagctgTAAAGGAGTGGAGCTAATGAATAACAAAAGTAACTAATAGGGTAGTTCATTCATTAGGTTtttaaggaacaaaaaaataaaatactgttttctgTTAAGTTTGTTTGCATGTGGTCCAACTAGTACATAAAGCAATGTCCCTATAGACCCCGTTTACAACAAGTTTGGCATATTCAACTTTTGCACAGAAATTTGTCACTTCCCAAACATGCATATACAATCTTTACAgcttatttaaattaaaaacgattaaaaaaaaaaatagttacagGTCATCCTCGAAATATCCAGaatctagtaaatttaatttcatttaatgaaCAACACTGACATTATTGTAGAGCTGTAATTGATGCTAAAGCTAgaatgtggcatttttttctgttgtacttATTACTAttgttagctttaaaaaaatatattatttgcaATTGAAAACTATCaccatttattttcttctttggtCCCCTACTTGCATGttgtaaaattaaagttttatgtacctaaaattttaataatttccCTTTACAGTGAGTGTACATGTATCAAACTGCTTGCGAATAGTGCTTTTGTTGATAATAATTTTTATGACTGTCTCAATTAAAACATAACAATGttactgtatatgagaatttgagttttttactttttaaaataagttttaaaaccaaaacattaactttaaacagtgtcatgattttgtttctttttcttcagaatATCACATTTCAGAAATTTCACCTCTGTGTTGCACTGATCcagataaacacacacacacacacacacacacatatatatatatatatatatatatatatatatatatatatatatatatatatatatatatatatgctcaTCTGATCTTCAGTTCATCAAGAACTATTAATATTGAGTACTTTTATTTACTCACTTTCTGTTTTCCTGTAGACTCCTGGGAAGGGAGGCTCCCAGAATGCAGAGTCTGAGCAGCCCAGCAAAGAACTCAACCATGATCAGACATCTGAGGTGACATGAATGCAGATCTGAACTGTATTCAGTCAGTTATGGGATGCTTCTGTTTCTAACTGTATGTTTCTGTGAGCAGGGCTTCATCTGTCCTCAGTGCATGAAGTCTCACAATTCTGCAGAGGAGCTGTTCAAACACTACGAGCTCTTCCATGACACGGGCGAACTCCCTGCTCACGTGGCTCCTACCCGGTGTGATAAATGTTTATGGATGCAAATCATCTCACCTGTgacactcttcttttttttatgtatttgctctttttttaaacatatatggTTTTTCCTTCTTGCAGGGAAGACCTTACAATGCTACGACAGGAAGTTCAGGACCTGCACGCTTCTCTCAAGGTAAAGTTCTTGAACTGTCCTCGTCAAACATGGGATGGTATAGAAAATAACAAAGTTTTCTTCCCATTAGGAGGAAAGATGGTTCTCTGGAGAACTAAAGAAAGAACTGGACAAAGTCCAAGGACATCTAAAGCAGGTACATTTTCTGTAGATGCCTAAGCTGCATCATCATAAAGACTGACATGTCAAACAAAATGGATAAAGGCAAAGAAgcctaataaaataaaacttctttaaaaatgcaaaactcctttagggaaacaaagaaaataaataggtttttaattaaaaaaaatgctgttttgttgCCAAGATTGTTGAGTACAGGAGaagatgaataaattaaaaatatcaacaaggtaatcacatttttaagctgttaaatcaaatagaaaaattgttgaaagtactaaaaattatggttttaaagcagcgaaagataaaaaataattaaaattaatttagaaatagttgatttttgatatttttatatacttatgaggatattattttaaaagatctGTGTAAAATTTATTGTCTTTAAGatttattgtttgattttttttgtcgtGCAGAtgcttacattgatgtgtttttttgtgtacataaattaattaacttttttttttctttcattgaattaacaattgagaaaataaaaggatgTGGAATATTATTAATTATGTGAAAAGTAGATAAAGGGATATGCTTAATTAAGCATTGGCTTCTGCCTATCCtcttttcaaacatatttttttaagtttgttgtCAGAGACTATTTTCAAGAATTGAAGAAAATGACTGCACTGTTTTGCATGTTTAACAAAAATCTAGTCTGAATCTAAAACTGTCTTCTTTTAAAGAACGATGGGCCGACCAGTTCAGATGATTCAggtaagaaaaggaaaaagacacaaacatgtttaaatgctTCTTGAATCATTAGCTGttaatttttgctctttttctccTCAGCTCTGGAGAGGAAGTTGAATGAAGCTGAGACAGAGAAGTTCAACATTAAACAGATGAAGGACCTGTTTGAGCAGAAAGCTGCACAGCTGGCCACGGAGATAGTAGGTCAGTGTGAAGCCTGAAAACTGGGAGTCCTGTGTCTCCAGCTCAGTTAATAAAGGAAATACTCTTTTGCTGTACAAATGTTCACAGTTCATTGCTGGAGTTACACCCACTGTCACTTAACTCTGCTGAAATATGTCAGTTAAATACCTTAAAGTGAATACAAATTTTGGCAGTCTTTaataatgctttgtttttaattgttttcatgACAGATTTGAAATCGCGTTATGATGAGGAGAGGAGCCTGAGGGAGGCTGCAGAGCAGAGACTGGCCAAGATGACGGAGCAGCTACAGAGTGAGCAGCAGGAGAATGAGAAACTCCAATCTGAACTGGTACAACACATGAAAacctttaagtcccactccaactatgtttttaaagttctacAATCAATTCTAGTcatcttttaatcataattatgtatttttttttatcaaaatcaaaaaagcctgtgttgttttttatagCACCTTgcaaacccaagctaacatttgcgtactaaaaaaaaaaaaaaaaaaaaaatggtgagcaatatatCGTAGCTATGCAACCGTACTATTTTAAAccagatatcagctcagatgaagaaataaaagatgttaatctatctatttgtctgcaagattGTAGCGGAGAAGAGAGACTTTAGCCCGCCTATgtcagttgctgcgtcacaaactcAAGTTTTCATTCAAACTCCAGGTTTTCATCTGCACTTAATCCAAtccgatttgaataaagaaatattcagagacgcatttttagtgttaaattattttatatgtcttccactatgagaaaaatggctaacactttagatgagttaaagcaaaaatactatatataatgttgacaaaaatagttaatacatttgttaagcttgtttGTTATAATTGCTTTTGTTGATAATGGTGTCACTTTAGATGAGTATGTATGCTAATAAACCTTATTCACCTTATTGTGCTTATAAATGTCTTATTAATaacctataaacacattaataatgtttgttaatgtgttaataaagcgtTTTAATAAATCTTATTCTAGAGTGTTAtcgaaaaatgctacaaaaacatgttaaaaacacccaaaacagagctttcattggagtgagtctttaacttCTTGAAGCATTAATCTTCAGCTTCATAGTTACTCTTGCCAACAAATCCTCATCGCCTCTGCTCTGCCCCCTAGCTGCAGCGGCCGGGAGTGGAGGACGTGGAAGTTCTGCGGAGAGAGTTGGTGCAGGTGCAGACTCTGATGGACAGCATGACCCGTGAGAGGGAGGAAGAGTCGGAGTGCCTCAAAAACCAGTGTGAGCAGCTGCAGGCTAACTACGCTACCTCTGAggtgaaacacttttttttttaagtaaaaactaCCCTTTACTCCCTCCATGCAGATCCCTATTAAAAACTGTCaagaaagaaagtttttttttttgttaaatggcACTGTGCATAATCTGGGAATTAGTTAATGCCTATTGAATAATTCAGGCctatttcctgctttttaaaagagaatAGTATTAATAGGGCTTCATTAGGGAATAGGAGGCtcaaaagcttcattttttttttgcaaaatagtttaaaataaaacaaaggacaaatgtgtttgattcagtattttttattataatagttTGTATCTCTGTCTCTTCCAtgcctttttctttctctcaaaTTTGTAATCTTTTGTTAAGCCAAACTACTTAAGAGTCAGAAAATAGAGGGGAAAAAGCTGCAattctatgatttttttcttttttaaccatgTAAAAGTTTTGTTAAGTCTGGAATTGCACCACAGCGACTCAGAGACCGGCGTATTGTGGTTGATGTTGAGAAGAAtacaaagaagacagaaaatggTTCTTTTTTTGGGAGACttgatgtctaaaaatgtgtgaattaaCCAGATTATAACGTGTGCTCAAAATCTGAGTTGTGAATGACCAGTGGTGCAGAATGGAGCGCTTTTTATATGCCCCCAGGCTACCAGACAGCCACTGCTACTTGATATGGACGGCCGCCGTACGAAGACATTTCCACATCGtacaatcagagctgctgccagctGACAATCTGGCTGCCACCGCCCAGCTGTAACCCGATTTCATAATAGTGTTACCTACCGATGCCTGCCAGCCACCTGACTTCCACCATCTGCATTCATGACTAcgccagagtttttttttcttcttttttttattataacttcTCATCCCCACCGTGCAGTAGCAGTTGTATTTGCGACCTTAGCATTAgaagtcatgtttttaaactaGAAAGTGTCCTAACTTGTTTGTCTGCTTTCAGGTGACGATCTCCCAGTTGAAAGCGGAGCTGGAAAAGGGTCCACAAGAAGCAGCCGTCTACACACAGCAGATTCATCAGCTGCAGAGCAATCTGAATCAGTTGCAGCAACAATGTCAGGtaatacatttagaaaacacaCTGTATAAAAAAGCTTTCGTCCTGTTTCATTCCACAGTATTAGCTGGAGTTCCTACCAGGCAGGCATGTTTCGCTGCAGGATTGTGTAGTCTTTTAGTCATCTTTGCAGCATTAACATTAACACAGTGGCTCATGTAAAAGAAGCCACCATCTCAGTCTCTTCAAGCCTTTTGTTGCTCCACATCCCAACGTGCTGCTGTCATCAGCTGCCTTCAGCAGCCGACTCTTGTTGACAAATATTGTGGTCGGCACTATTATTAAACCAGTGTAGGGGTGCTACTTGATCGGCTCCATTACTCTGGGTGAATACAAGGAAAAGTCGGTGTTGCTTTGGGAGTTACAGAATGTGACACTGAGATTAAATCCTCTCTCATCAGCTGCAGCGAACGCCTCCAAGACAAACAGGCTTCCAGGTGCAAGAGTGATGACTGCTGGATATTCAATACCATCGGCTCGCTTCCCCTGAGACCTGATGAAGATTCTCATAAGAATAGAAACAAGAATGCAGGGACACATTTTGAGAC includes these proteins:
- the nudt4a gene encoding nudix (nucleoside diphosphate linked moiety X)-type motif 4a, giving the protein MNGTRLSGLSLCAHFDPHSSSTEFCSIPAPKTEPMIKFKATQTRTYDVEGFKRRAACLCFKNEKEDEVLLVSSRRHPDLWIVPGGGVEPDEEPCGAAVREVYEEAGVKGELGRLLGMFEHNQDRKHRTYVYTLIVTETLEDWEDSVNIGRKRKWFKIDEAIRQLQNHKPVHAEYLRRLADSCGPFCVYTPTNDSCPCTRVAENGASRCFVCSTQGSDLVNR